The genome window GGTTTTTTTGACACCCGAGCATGGTGTATGGGCTGTAACACATAATGGGTCGCTCCGCGCTTGATGCCTGCATTGCAAGGCACACAATTCCGATCGAAGTTTCTTCATGATatgaaaaaaaaacaagatcCACACGGTGCAAATTCTACCCTCACTAGCGTCTGTCGCTAGCCGTAGCGCACAGCAAAGACCAATAGGGCGGGCATGAGCGAGTCGTTCGAGTGGGTTAAGAGGCAACTGAATGATCTGTGGGATAGTGGAGCTGCTGAGAGGGTATGTAAAGAAAGCAAATCCGCCTGACGACAAAGCCACGAGTTGGTCCGGAGTGATTGCTGGGAATACTGGAAGAGATGCAATGCTTTCGAGCTCCAGGACAGTCAACATGCCACTTCGGATGGGTTTGTCGGGAAGGCCGTGACTGCCATTGAGTTACATGATCTCAATGAGTATTGCTCAAAGTTCAACCATTGTAGTCTGACTGGTTGCACCACGGGCCACCGACAACAACTTCGACGAAACGAATGAGGCTATGGCCGACAGGGTTCTATACAAAGTTCATCAATCAAACAGCATCGAAGTTTCGAAGAAGGCTAGGGCGACGTCTCGAACGAAATGATACCACGAGCTCGAGTGAGCATCAATATGAGAAATAGACGGAATCTGGATGCGCGATGTGTCGCACAACCGAACTGGTGCCGACGGTTGCTTGTGAGGCCAGAAACAATATCTTGGCCCGGAAGGCTTGGGCAGGTCGAACAGCAGACGATGCGAACGACGACATGCGAGGGGACTCCGGGGACGTGGGTGGGAACGGGTTCAAGTGAACAACGACATTGGTGACGCTCCAGTATAGATCGGAGCATTGAGGTATATGTGAAAACGTACCGTCGTCAATGACTAAATGTGTGTCTGCCGTCGACGCGCACGCAAGGTTCTTTTCTCTCCTGGTTTGCTTAGAAGGCAGGGAGGCTCGGGCTTTGATGGGAatatggaagaagagaactTCGTCACAAACCTGGATACAGAGTCATATGGCCTCGGTGAACTCTCTGGCAAGTATACGCCTCTGTCTGTCAATTTGTCAGTATGCCGCAACGGGACTATTCATCTCCGAGGTCTTGCTTTGACTTACTTTATAGATTATCGTGTGCTTCGGTTCAGACCCAATCGACTCCACCGTTCTCGAAAGATTGGTGTCGTTTTTGCTGGTGTAAGTCGCTCAAGGGCCACAAGGAAGCTTAATTACGAGCACAACGACTTGggaatcaacaacaccaacaagaaagaaatcagaaggaagaaagagatgtGAAAGCTGCATCTTGGGGGTTTCATCCCGTCTCTTTCCCCTCACTTAGAATCACATGACCTGCCGGCCTTGCCTGGCCACTTATCACTCTCTGTTGCGTCAAAGGCATAGGCCACATCATCGACGTGATTCGGAAACCATGGCCTGCTCAGGGGACAGCGGATGTAGACAACGGCAATGGCGTGCGTGTGCGTGTGCGTGTGCGTGTGCGTGAGTTATTTGCTGTCGACGCTCTTCTCAGCGTGCCTCGAGGGAAATTGAACGAAATGGAACGAAACTGGGTTGGCGGAAGGAGCGGCAAGACGAAGGCAAAGATGCAAAAGGCAACGAAGAAGCAGAGTTGGGGATTCAAGGGTTGGTCCATTGTTATTGACAAAGCCAGGTTTTGAGTAATACCACGGCGACAGAGTGAGATTATCCGAGTCACAAAATGAGGGGAAGTCAACGCCGTGGCTGCCGTGCAAGAGATGAAGGGGGCAATCAGCCGAATAGGGTCTCCTGCATTTGGCAGGAACAGCTTCTGGATGGCACCTTCCCGTTTCCTGCGATTGGCTATTACCACCCATCCACGCCGTGTTCCTTGGACGTTGGGGTGCCATCGACCACCATCCAAGCCGTCAGCAGAACCCAAATGGACGCGTAGTGGTTGTGATTTGTCAAAGCGCAAGGGGAAAGGACATTTTAGCCTACGGTTGCCATTTTAGATATCTTAGCTTGTGAAACTATGTTATTGTGAATAGCTTCTAATTTGCTATGGCCCGTTACTATGGTTTATATGACTTCTCACGCGACAATTCGAAGTATTGTTTGCATTAAAGTCGGCAGTCATTACGGTCAGAGGCCATTCAAAGCGGGGAAAGTGGAAAATCCGGGGTAATTAGGGTACGGGTAACATTTGCCTCCCTTCCGTGGTGGAGCTGCATTACCGTATCACGTCTCCGAAGGCAGGCATTGGATGTTCAATCGGGTTTTGCGGCATCATTCGACTTTTATGTCCAAGTGCTTCGATAGCCAGCATTTCAGGTTTTATTCGTGCATACTAcgtagtacggagtacagtcTCCAGTATTAGCGAGACGGCTGCCTGCTAGGTAGGCAGGTAGGTATCGTCTCGGAGTTTATACCCTGTTCGATCGTTGATGTACCCTCCCTCGACTGTGGCTATGATGCTAGTGTGGTTCGATAAATAATCAAAAGAAAACATTCTCTGTACCCCGTAGTATAGACCTAGTTAGGGGATCGATAGGATGATGGCTGCTGGTCGAGGGGGGTGAGAAGaacccttttttttatattcaAGTCCACAGCTAGTATTATTATCAAGGGAAGGAATTAGGCGGTTAATGCCTCGAGCACACCACAGTGAAGTGAGGCACTGGCTGTTGTTTTATATACCATGTATTAAATCTATAAGCTGTACGGATACGGAGTACTAGAAGTGTATTTTTCCCAGCAAACTTATAAACGTCGGAAATAGTTGGCTTTGTTAAAAATGCAGAATGGTCTATACAGTTATACAAAAGTTCACCTTAGACAGAATAGCAATCCCGGAATGAAGATTGTAAACAGCAGCGAATGGAGCCATAATGATTAAGCTACTGACTAAAGCCGAGCCCCCTGGCCCGCCTGTGCCGTAGTCCGCGACCCAAAACTCCTCTTTTCGCCGTGGTTACCCGGCATCCGACACCCTGAAGTTATCTTTTGAATGTTGCACTTCGCTCTCCTCTCACTGGGGGCGCTTTGCGTGCTCCCTTGATGTCCGTGTCCGCAGACTTCGAGTAGGGGTCGaaaaccttcttcttgccctttcCGTCTGCCTGTCCAACATTAGATTCCCTGTTTGAATGGAGCACCGAGGTAGCCTTGCTATAGTCGAAAGGCACTGCGTCAAACTTCTTGGTTTTGTCgtcctgcttcttctgcttcttctgagcTTTGCGAGCCTTCTTCGCTTCTTGTCGTCGGAttcgctcttcttcagccttcttctcctctgcctTGCGAAGCTTGCGACGAGCGCTCCTGGACGCTTTTGGTGAGGGCTCATCTTCGACAGCGATGACTCCACTACCCTCTTgcatctcctcatcactaTCATATTGTGATGAATCCGTGCTCTCTTCGCTTGGCTCAGATTCTTCGATCGCTTGCGACTTTCGCTTCTGACCCCTCCTCAACGTAAACTCTTCGtcaacctcttcaaccttAGCATTGCCAGCTGCACTCTCCACAGTATCTGTTGGCTCAGAGATTTTGACCTCTTCGGCGGCTGTATCGTGTTGAACGTCTTCTTTAATCGAGCCTTGTCGTATGAATCTCTGCCAAGGGAACGGAATAAGCTCCTCCCCGGTTTCGGTTGGTCGCGTTGAAGTATCCCATTTAGAGCTGATCGGCATATCGCCAAATAACTGCGACCGAGTCAGCCTACTGACCGTGACCTCTCCATCAAGGACCGGTAACTTTGCAGTTTGCCTGGCTGCAATAGGCATTCCATTCTTTCTCACGCTATCCGGCGCCATCGAGGTGAAGAAGTGAAGCAAGCTGAGTCCACCCTTTGCCTTGGTCCCTTTGATTTGTTCCCAGATCTCATTGAAACGTGGTCGTGCTAGAGACGCATTCAGGGGTAACAAGCTGTGTAAGGCCTTTGCGTCCGGCGGGTTGATTCGGGCGATCTCTGTGATATCCCTGGTGCTGAGAACGTAGTTGGTGCTCTCGTCCTCTTTCCTGGCAGTGTCATCTCTCCACTTCCACAAGGCTCTGAAGACAGCAAATTGTTCGCTATCGAGTGCTAAGTGCGAGTTCTTGAAGATATACCCATACCATCCACGGGAGCCTTCAccagtctcttcatcgtaACCGGGATGTTCGTAGCGGGAAAGTGACTGTTCCTTCGACTTCTCCACTGCCCGGCCAATGTAGTCTTTATCGACATCACCTCTATCGGAGGCGGCAACAAGCTCATTTCGTACCCGATCGTAGATGTAGAGCAGGTAGTGGGTGTCGGACCGAGCATAGTACATCATCTCCTCGGGTAGTGGGCGTATCCTCCAGTCAGCCAATTGATACTGCTTGTCTGCATCAAAATCGACGAACTTAGACAACAGGTAGGCTAAACTCTTGGCTGGATAGTGGAGTTGCTCGCACGCAAAGAACGTATCGAAGAGTCCATTCACATACAATCCCAAATCTCGCTGAAGCCAAACCATGTCCATGTATGCGCCATGGAAAACCTTTTGATGTGTTGGTTATAGTTTTTACTGCTCGGGTTTGGGGGACAAACCTTGATGATATTGGGATCTGTGAAAACTTGGTTCAGAACCTCAAGTTTATGGCGCCAGGGTTGTAGAGTATCTACAATCCAGTCCTTCTCTCGCGTGCTGATTTGCATGAGAGACACAAGTCCAACATAGGACCTAAAATCGTGGTGTTCCAGATCGATCGCAATCTCCTTGGCGCCCTTCAGTTCCTCCAGCATCTCCAGAACGCCCTCGTAGGTGTCGACAAAAGTGGCCGCGGTTGTTTCGACCGGTTGGTACATGATGGGTTCGGATTCCTTGAATACTCGTTTCGGATATGACATACGGACAATTTCGTGTTCATAAGGATGTTGGTATCTGCGAAGCGAAAATTAGTATTTGACTATCATCAGTGGTCTGAAATTGCAAATGATTCATGAAGAGTTGTTTTGAATATGGCAGACATACTGTGGCGTGCCGGCTTCATTAAGGACGACCTTGAGGCTTTCCTCCAAAGATAATTTGGCATTTGGCTTCGACGTAAGCATCGGTTTCCATGGAGCAGGAGCAAAGTTATCAGGCTTTCGTTCGAAAAGGAGTTGAGGCTTGGTCATATTGGCATTTCGGATAACCTTGTTCGTGGACTTaggcttcttgggcttgttCGCCTTCGTCAATTAGCTGCAGTACTCCAAACAAGGTTTATTTTACATACGGTATCAGGTAAGGGTGACTCCTTTCTCTTGACAAGCCCTGTGTACTCATCTAAGGCTGTGTCGGCCTTCTCGAGTGATGAatcgacaacatcgacaacgCCCCTCCAGTTCATCTCGATGTCTTccacatcttcaagcttgggCGCCTTGACACCACACGCCTTACCGGTAGTCAGAAGAAGATGTGTGGAGAGTTCAAGGATCCGCGAAGTTCGATCTTCGAGTAGTTGGCCCACGCTAGGATTGACAGTCCGTTGGAAACTTAGGTCTTCGGCAGCGATTCGGTTCACGGTCTTAATTGTGGAAATCAGTGACTTCTGGACACTCTCCTGGAGCGACTTGAAGTCTTGAGATTGCTCCATGTTTGCGACAGGATATGCACGTTGCGCGTGCAGTTGGTAGCTGTGCCTAATGTCGCGATGCCGTGTTGATTCTAGAAAAATTCCTAGATTTAGTTgcgcttatcgataagataATCTTTCCGTCCGCTGCACGTTAACTACTAACTTACCTAAGcttagtacctacctacctacctacctacctacctacctacgggATAAAgctagtaggtacctagtaggtagTCTAGGTTAGTACTCGGAGCATAATAGCTGCTACAGTGAGAATGATAATTTTGGGTGAAAAGTTCAGAATGCACTTTCATAATATATTTAGGAGGAGGCAAAGGATTCCTTCCTATGTTTCTATATACCATATCTGAGTAAAGTAGTCGCAACTATGTCTAATATACACACCTCCCTTATGTAAAGGAATCAAGACATACATGGACTTCCAACTTCCACACATGAAAGTCATTGCATGCCTCAAGTTTAGTGAGACCAGGAAATCAACATGCATCATTGATATACCTACTACATATTGGAGTTTTATAGTATAGCTTTTGCGCAAACGAAGAAAATATTGAATGGGAGATTCCTTTCATTTATGTTTACCTATACCAAACGCCTGAGGTGAGCTTGACTTCGGTGATCCTCACGTTGCCAACACCCAGACGTAGACACTCATTATCATAGCATGCCTGTGCCTTATTAATTGTTACGGATCACCAAACAGTACTCATAATCAATTAGATAACACAACGAGCAAATGTTATCGAAAAGCAGCTACAGTCCGCAGACACTCATATTTAGACTAAAGATACCTAGATATGGGAGCAATTTAGTTGCGGCTACCGGACCGGCGGCTATGCACCACCAATTTGTGACGGGCAGATGGTTGCAACCCAGTGATAAGTCTGGGTGCAGGTTCAGGACGTTCTGGTCCGGCCGATGGACCCCATCAAGGAAAAAACATGCCTTGTCCCCATTATCAATTGGTCATTTGGCCTGTGTGTAATGGTAAAGCCCACTTGGTGAAGACCGGCAGCGGCAATACAGTACTCGAGCCTTGTAGCCATCTGATGGAACCCGGACGAAGAGTGAATGCGTCACTTTTCCATCACTACAGCTGGCTGGGTTGGCCCAGAGGAGCCAGAAAACATTGCGTTTTGGGgatatcaaaataaactcaggaAAccgtatcctaaacttatgctaagtGACTTGAGTTTTTtcgtcatttaggatcaaggtcctgagttttctttcctcccctactAGGCTGGCTGTTGATAGAGCCACAGAATCAAGTTTTATATCATAGCGGAGACCCGCACACTCTGTACCCGTTTTTGCCATTTACTGAACTCCTTAAAAATATCGAGAACAAAGATACTGTTCGCAATGCCCGTATAGTGGCCGATGAATCGACCCCGTCTCCGGAAACACCTCCGGACTACAGACTTTTAGAAGCACCAATAAATAGGCAGATGTATAGAAGTGGAGAGCTAGTTCACACCCGGACCTCTCGATTCGTTGCTGGCACTCTTCTCATTGTCACTGTACTGAAAGTCAATGCCTCGTGGGTGATTGACAGGCGgaggatggtgttgggcGTCTAgtggtgttttcttttgaTGATAGCGACCCGGCTCGTGTAAATGCCTCCCTCCacctcattctcatcttAAGATAAACGGCCCGGATCTCGATCTCAGCGAATAGAATACAACCGGGAGGCGGAAGCTATCGGCTTGCGGGATAATACCTACTAAGGGAAAGAAAGCATGAGACATTACATATTGCAATGAAATCAGATCAGGTATGTGGTGAGTGAAATAAAGAGGAGCACGAGAGAACAAGTTGTTGATCTCATGTTGTTCATCTTCCATGTTACTACGAATGTGCACGAATTTGCACATGTTAAAATTGAATCGTAAGTTTGTTAGCGCACTCTCCAACTCATGAACTAAAAGGTGTTATCAAAATCAGGCACAAGGCAAGGTAAACAATAAGTGCTGTTCGGTAAGGTACGCAAACtaacctaaggtacctacctaattATTACTACCTGACCAGCCTTGGTAGTACCCAGTTGACTGACTGGTAAGTTGCGGGCAGGTGTCAGATGCCCCTCACTTGCCATTTCTTCCCCTCAGCCCCATCCATGCTTCTGGCCAGTTTCTGCGATATTCTTCTGCTGTTTTATTAGAACCTGATCTCTCccctccaacttctctcaACTTCTCATTTGAAGCTTGATCTTATAGATCTCCTTTAGATCAACTCGCTCTACTGCTTCTCAACAGTTCAGACACATCTGACTCTTGATATCCACAGAAAGTCCTTGTTTCTTCAATTCTTTACCGTCTCCGCTTACCACGCTCTTCTCCAATAAATCGACTGACCTTACGCGCAATAGCGTCATCGTTTCGCTACTCAACAACCCAAAGCTCCTTACACTAACTCCACTACTGGGGATCTACGCCTCTCGGCTCTAAACCAGCTGCCAGGTCAATTCCCTGTCCCTCCACAATCGACAATCGATCATCGGCCATCGACCACAAAGAACCGCGACGAGGCCGACTATAGTCcgacttttttctttctcaagtTATCTTCTTTCAACTTTTGACACCCCAAATATCCCCGTTTGAGATTATTTCTTCCAATACCGTCATCATGCCTGGTGCTGtcgatgagaatggccaagCTGCCCCGGGCCGCCTGTTGCTACTCTCCAATCGATTGCCCATCACA of Fusarium musae strain F31 chromosome 5, whole genome shotgun sequence contains these proteins:
- a CDS encoding hypothetical protein (EggNog:ENOG41~BUSCO:EOG0926158Y), coding for MEQSQDFKSLQESVQKSLISTIKTVNRIAAEDLSFQRTVNPSVGQLLEDRTSRILELSTHLLLTTGKACGVKAPKLEDVEDIEMNWRGVVDVVDSSLEKADTALDEYTGLVKRKESPLPDTANKPKKPKSTNKVIRNANMTKPQLLFERKPDNFAPAPWKPMLTSKPNAKLSLEESLKVVLNEAGTPQYQHPYEHEIVRMSYPKRVFKESEPIMYQPVETTAATFVDTYEGVLEMLEELKGAKEIAIDLEHHDFRSYVGLVSLMQISTREKDWIVDTLQPWRHKLEVLNQVFTDPNIIKVFHGAYMDMVWLQRDLGLYVNGLFDTFFACEQLHYPAKSLAYLLSKFVDFDADKQYQLADWRIRPLPEEMMYYARSDTHYLLYIYDRVRNELVAASDRGDVDKDYIGRAVEKSKEQSLSRYEHPGYDEETGEGSRGWYGYIFKNSHLALDSEQFAVFRALWKWRDDTARKEDESTNYVLSTRDITEIARINPPDAKALHSLLPLNASLARPRFNEIWEQIKGTKAKGGLSLLHFFTSMAPDSVRKNGMPIAARQTAKLPVLDGEVTVSRLTRSQLFGDMPISSKWDTSTRPTETGEELIPFPWQRFIRQGSIKEDVQHDTAAEEVKISEPTDTVESAAGNAKVEEVDEEFTLRRGQKRKSQAIEESEPSEESTDSSQYDSDEEMQEGSGVIAVEDEPSPKASRSARRKLRKAEEKKAEEERIRRQEAKKARKAQKKQKKQDDKTKKFDAVPFDYSKATSVLHSNRESNVGQADGKGKKKVFDPYSKSADTDIKGARKAPPVRGERSATFKR